In Sorghum bicolor cultivar BTx623 chromosome 10, Sorghum_bicolor_NCBIv3, whole genome shotgun sequence, one genomic interval encodes:
- the LOC8067892 gene encoding protein CWC15 homolog, which translates to MTTAARPTWAPAKGGNEQGGTRIFGPSQKYSSRDLAAHTSLKPRKDGQQTQEELQKRNLREELEERERKHYSSKDKSYAEERDRRKSSSQLLLEGSKREAEDKIVPREIDADDSDVEPKSDDESDDDDDDDDTEALMAELERIKKERAEEKLRKERQQAEEEAKMKEAELMRGNPLININNPSSFSVKRRWDDDVVFKNQARGETKTPKRFINDTIRSDFHRKFLQRYMK; encoded by the exons ATGACGACGGCGGCGCGCCCCACCTGGGCGCCGGCCAAGGGCGGCAACGAGCAGGGGGGCACCCGCATTTTCGGCCCCTCCCAGAAGTACTCCTCCCGCGACCTCGCCGCGCACACCTCCCTCAAGCCCAG aaaagacggaCAACAGACCCAAGAGGAGTTACAGAAGAGGAACCTCAGGGAGGAACTTGAGGAACGTGAGCGCAAGCACTACTCTTCCAAGGATAAGTCATATGCTG AAGAAAGAGACCGACGGAAAAGTTCAAGCCAGCTACTCTTAGAAG GGTCAAAGAGAGAGGCGGAGGATAAGATAGTTCCACGAGAAATTGATGCAGATGATTCCGATGTGGAGCCTAAAAGTGATGACGAAAG tgatgacgatgacgatgatgatgacaCTGAAGCTCTAATGGCAGAGCTTGAGAGGATTAAGAAAGAAAGAGCTGAGGAGAAGCTTAGAAAG GAGCGGCAACAAGCAGAAGAGGAGGCCAAGATGAAGgaggctgagctgatgcggggAAACCCTTTGATCAATATCAACAATCCTAGCTCCTTCAGTGTTAAGAGAAG GTGGGACGATGATGTGGTATTCAAGAACCAGGcacgtggagagaccaagaCACCGAAACGGTTCATCAACGACACGATCAGAAGCGATTTCCACCGCAAATTTTTGCAGAGGTACATGAAGTGA
- the LOC8067891 gene encoding protein ACCELERATED CELL DEATH 6, which translates to MSATKALLSVNISTAYQADDQGSYPIHVAAQAGSLAVVKLLLEWCPDCANLRDGQGRTFLHVAAEKERLALVRYVVVSSSADMILNAQDSNGDTPLHAAVRAGNLAVFSCLFRNRQVRLDVANQDGMTPVDLSYTRIPPRFNYSLNPRSSVRRILLAAGAPHGGARPELFYARHIPKRDLDMEAKKHTEATQVMSIVTALIATVTFASAFTFPGGYGPDGQPVLAGSYAFDAFILADTLAFICSISATFSLVYVGFPSMDISIRFRYLRLSAILLQSAARSLVAAFGLGLYLLLVVHHTASAIAACAIVLASSLYGNMEFWGIIHMATTVLARIGMQRYAVVSYARKIFFTVLRHFWSYVIIFGLPAIRKRVNSQVDKVIT; encoded by the exons ATGTCAGCCACAAAAGCCCTGCTATCCGTCAACATATCCACGGCGTATCAGGCGGACGACCAAGGGTCATACCCCATACACGTCGCTGCACAAGCAGGCAGCCTCGCCGTGGTGAAGCTGCTGCTGGAGTGGTGTCCCGACTGCGCCAACCTGCGAGATGGCCAAGGACGGACGTTCCTCCATGTCGCCGCCGAGAAGGAGCGCCTCGCTCTGGTCCGATATGTCGTCGTCTCATCGTCTGCAGATATGATTCTGAATGCGCAAGACAGCAACGGGGACACGCCGCTGCACGCCGCTGTTCGTGCTGGCAACCTTGCCGTCTTCAGCTGCCTGTTTCGCAACCGCCAGGTGCGCTTGGATGTGGCAAATCAAGACGGCATGACACCTGTCGATCTTTCTTATACTAGGATCCCTCCAAGGTTTAATTATTCATTG AATCCAAGAAGCAGTGTACGCAGGATATTACTTGCTGCAGGAGCTCCGCACGGTGGAGCTCGGCCGGAGCTCTTCTATGCAAGACACATCCCCAAAAGAGATTTAGACATGGAAGCGAAGAAGCATACAGAAGCAACGCAGGTGATGAGTATTGTCACTGCTCTTATTGCGACTGTCACATTCGCATCAGCTTTCACGTTCCCTGGAGGCTATGGACCCGACGGCCAGCCAGTGCTCGCTGGCAGCTATGCTTTCGACGCGTTTATCCTCGCCGACACCTTGGCATTCATCTGCTCCATCTCAGCTACCTTCTCCCTTGTCTATGTTGGGTTCCCGTCTATGGACATCTCCATACGTTTCAGGTACTTGAGGCTTTCCGCCATCTTGCTGCAGAGTGCAGCAAGGAGTTTGGTGGCCGCTTTTGGCCTCGGACTCTACCTGCTGCTAGTGGTTCACCATACTGCTAGTGCGATTGCTGCTTGTGCCATTGTTTTGGCATCTTCGCTCTATGGGAACATGGAATTTTGGGGGATCATCCATATGGCGACAACGGTCCTCGCTCGGATTGGAATGCAACGATATGCGGTAGTGAGTTACGCAAGAAAGATATTTTTTACTGTCTTGAGACACTTCTGGTCCTACGTAATAATCTTCGGCCTCCCAGCAATTCGCAAGCGGGTCAACTCTCAAGTGGACAAGGTAATAACGTAG
- the LOC8066875 gene encoding probable polygalacturonase, whose amino-acid sequence MALRTLHLNAPPLLHILRSLCLLVLAASAAVSVSGRHHAPTPAHGTGQSMYLAPACRAHTASLADFGGVGDGTTSNTAAFRSAVDHLSQYSGEDAGGAMLYVPAGKWLTGPFNLTSHFTLFLHSDAVILASQDINEWPIIDPLPSYGRGRDKIGGRFASLVGGSNLTDVVITGNNGTIDGQGAMWWSKFHKNQLKYTRGYLIELMHSDTIYISNLTLLNSPAWNIHPVYSSNIVVQGITILAPTNSPNTDGINPDSCSHVRIEDCYIVSGDDCVAIKSGWDEYGISYGMPSQHIVIRRLTCVSPTSAVIALGSEMSGGIQDVRAEDITAINSESGVRIKTAVGRGAYVKDVFVRRMTLTTMKWVFWMTGNYKSHPDDKYDPNAIPVVDNISYQDVVATGVYKEAARLEGIQGAPFKGICVANVTADLSKSRKYPWTCADVEGVSVNVSPAPCQPLQGAHDGACPFPTDTLPIDQVTVQQCAYDVPGGTGASGGGN is encoded by the exons ATGGCGCTGCGAACGCTCCACCTCAACGCGCCGCCGCTCCTCCAT attctgCGCTCGCTATGCCTCCTCGTCCTGGCCGCGTCGGCGGCGGTGTCGGTGTCGGGGCGCCACCACGCGCCCACCCCGGCGCACGGCACCGGGCAGAGCATGTACCTGGCGCCGGCCTGCCGGGCGCACACGGCGTCGCTCGCGGACTTCGGCGGCGTGGGCGACGGCACCACCTCCAACACCGCGGCGTTCCGCTCCGCGGTCGACCACCTGTCGCAGTACTCCGGCGAGGACGCCGGCGGCGCCATGCTGTACGTGCCCGCCGGGAAGTGGCTCACGGGGCCCTTCAACCTCACCAGCCACTTCACCCTCTTCCTCCACAGCGACGCCGTCATCCTCGCCTCCCAG GACATAAACGAATGGCCAATCATTGATCCCCTGCCTTCTTATGGAAGAGGAAGGGATAAAATTGGAGGAAGATTCGCTAGCCTCGTCGGTGGATCAAACCTGACCGATGTAGTCATTACTG GTAACAACGGCACAATTGATGGACAGGGCGCGATGTGGTGGTCGAAATTCCACAAGAACCAGCTCAAGTACACGCGCGGGTACCTGATCGAGCTGATGCACTCGGACACCATCTACATCTCCAACCTGACGCTGCTCAACTCGCCGGCGTGGAACATCCATCCGGTCTACAGCAG CAACATCGTGGTGCAAGGCATCACCATCCTggcgccgacgaactcgcccAACACGGACGGCATCAACCCTG ACTCTTGCTCGCACGTCCGGATCGAGGACTGCTACATCGTGTCTGGCGACGACTGCGTGGCGATCAAGAGCGGGTGGGACGAGTACGGCATCTCGTACGGGATGCCGAGCCAGCACATCGTGATCCGTCGGCTGACGTGCGTGTCGCCGACGAGCGCGGTGATCGCGCTGGGGAGCGAGATGTCGGGCGGCATCCAGGACGTGCGCGCGGAGGACATCACGGCGATCAACTCCGAGTCCGGCGTGCGCATCAAGACGGCGGTGGGCCGCGGCGCCTACGTGAAGGACGTGTTCGTGCGGCGGATGACGCTGACCACCATGAAGTGGGTGTTTTGGATGACGGGAAACTACAAGTCCCACCCGGACGACAAGTACGACCCCAACGCCATCCCCGTCGTCGACAACATCAGCTACCAGGACGTGGTGGCCACGGGTGTGTACAAGGAGGCGGCGAGGCTCGAGGGCATCCAGGGCGCCCCCTTCAAGGGCATCTGCGTCGCCAACGTCACCGCCGACCTGTCCAAGTCCAGGAAGTACCCATGGACGTGCGCCGACGTCGAGGGCGTGTCGGTGAACGTCAGCCCGGCGCCGTGCCAGCCGCTCCAGGGCGCGCACGACGGCGCATGCCCGTTCCCGACCGACACGCTGCCCATCGACCAGGTCACAGTGCAGCAGTGCGCCTACGACGTCCCCggcggtaccggcgccagcggcggcggcaactAG